Proteins from a genomic interval of Pseudomonas asplenii:
- a CDS encoding SDR family NAD(P)-dependent oxidoreductase — protein sequence MDLELKGRVAIVTGGGMGIGKEVARFLSEEGCKVVICARRMSFLQLAAEEISAQTGNEVLPLFCDTNDMSAVSEMVEAAYKHFGRIDILVNGAAAPSGVVRNDIEHAGDDELLSDLNTKVIGYFRCAKAVTPHMKATGFGRIINIGGLTGRSSKVLSGMRNLAIAHMTKTLSDQLGPSGITVNLIHPGVVDTPHIQELYEREALKQGKTAEQVEHAYIDSTPIRRTLAPIEMGWLIGFLASPKAGAVTGESIGIDGGLTRGIYI from the coding sequence ATGGATCTGGAATTGAAAGGCCGCGTGGCCATTGTCACCGGTGGCGGCATGGGCATCGGCAAGGAAGTGGCGCGTTTTCTGTCTGAAGAAGGCTGCAAGGTGGTGATCTGTGCACGTCGCATGTCGTTCCTGCAGTTGGCTGCCGAAGAGATCAGCGCACAGACCGGCAATGAAGTGCTGCCGCTGTTCTGCGACACCAATGACATGTCGGCGGTATCGGAGATGGTCGAGGCCGCCTACAAGCATTTTGGCCGTATCGACATTCTGGTCAATGGCGCGGCGGCGCCGTCTGGTGTCGTACGCAATGATATCGAGCACGCTGGCGACGATGAGTTGCTGTCGGACCTCAACACCAAGGTGATCGGCTACTTCCGCTGCGCCAAGGCCGTGACCCCGCACATGAAAGCCACCGGCTTTGGTCGGATCATCAATATCGGCGGGCTCACCGGGCGCAGCAGCAAAGTGCTCTCGGGGATGCGCAATCTGGCGATCGCCCACATGACCAAAACCCTCTCCGACCAGTTGGGGCCTTCGGGGATCACGGTCAACCTGATTCACCCAGGCGTCGTCGACACCCCGCATATCCAGGAACTGTACGAACGCGAAGCGCTCAAGCAGGGCAAGACCGCAGAACAGGTCGAGCATGCCTACATCGATTCCACACCGATTCGCCGGACCCTCGCACCGATTGAAATGGGCTGGCTGATTGGTTTCCTGGCGTCGCCCAAGGCGGGTGCGGTGACCGGTGAATCCATCGGCATCGATGGCGGTTTGACCCGTGGCATCTATATCTGA
- a CDS encoding alginate export family protein: MRYPSGNPVFGCTLVCTLALGATHQAHAYELYSDESRHLNADMTAVYGQFNSRKNYDGTSGGSSWREGYIKYGLSGDQALGGNGTAYGAFALVSSATWGDGDPGGNSLGTERTTKIEDAYLGWRSGDLFPALGKDGVDISGGRQVVKVGRGFLINDDGLNLGKGPANGTMNRGGAYYLAARHAFDQTAVLRLGGQDGLHGSLLWLKSDNRVQAETELAAGTLDYTTQPGTIGLTWIHGIDVNDQWASDFQRQRKGMNVYSVRGEGDAGIKNVSLAFEYAWQDKDTGPEKAWYGEAGYTFADTPWAPKVTYRYTRYSQKWDALFTGLSMGYGTWFQGEVAGNYAGPFNTNTSIQHVGLKATPLENLTLGALYFDYATVRKSNALNLNGNELDVYAEWAVNPHLIITPLVGLYKPKQDSTTGGNQVGGNGTNLYSQLTVAVPF; this comes from the coding sequence ATGCGATATCCATCCGGTAACCCCGTATTCGGGTGCACGCTTGTGTGCACATTGGCGCTTGGCGCTACCCATCAGGCGCACGCCTATGAGCTGTACAGTGATGAAAGTCGTCATCTCAACGCGGACATGACGGCTGTGTACGGCCAGTTCAACAGTCGCAAGAACTACGATGGCACCTCAGGTGGTTCCAGCTGGCGTGAGGGTTATATCAAATATGGCTTGAGCGGCGACCAGGCCTTGGGCGGCAATGGCACCGCGTACGGGGCATTTGCCCTGGTCAGTTCTGCCACCTGGGGTGATGGCGATCCCGGTGGCAATTCCCTCGGCACCGAGCGCACAACAAAGATAGAAGACGCCTACCTGGGCTGGCGTTCCGGTGATCTGTTTCCCGCGCTGGGCAAGGACGGGGTCGATATTTCCGGCGGCCGCCAAGTCGTCAAGGTGGGTCGAGGGTTCCTGATCAACGATGATGGTCTTAACCTGGGCAAGGGCCCGGCCAATGGAACCATGAACCGTGGGGGCGCCTATTATCTGGCAGCCCGGCATGCGTTCGATCAAACTGCGGTATTGCGCCTGGGCGGTCAGGATGGCCTGCATGGCAGCCTGTTGTGGCTCAAGTCCGACAACCGTGTCCAGGCTGAAACCGAACTGGCAGCCGGTACCCTGGATTACACCACCCAGCCGGGTACGATCGGGTTGACCTGGATACATGGCATCGACGTGAACGATCAGTGGGCCAGCGACTTTCAGCGTCAGCGCAAGGGCATGAACGTCTACAGCGTGCGCGGTGAGGGCGATGCGGGGATCAAGAACGTCAGCCTGGCGTTCGAGTATGCCTGGCAGGACAAAGACACGGGCCCCGAGAAAGCCTGGTACGGTGAAGCGGGCTACACTTTCGCCGACACCCCCTGGGCGCCGAAGGTGACCTATCGCTATACCCGCTATTCGCAGAAGTGGGATGCGCTGTTCACCGGCTTGAGCATGGGCTACGGCACCTGGTTCCAGGGTGAGGTGGCCGGCAACTACGCCGGGCCGTTCAACACCAATACCAGCATCCAGCACGTCGGGCTGAAGGCAACTCCGTTGGAAAACCTGACCCTGGGTGCGCTGTACTTCGATTACGCCACGGTACGTAAAAGCAATGCGCTGAACCTCAACGGCAACGAGCTGGATGTGTACGCCGAGTGGGCGGTCAACCCGCACTTGATCATCACGCCCTTGGTGGGGCTCTACAAACCCAAGCAGGACTCGACCACAGGTGGCAATCAAGTCGGCGGCAATGGCACCAACCTGTACAGCCAGTTGACGGTGGCCGTGCCGTTCTGA
- a CDS encoding beta propeller repeat protein: protein MSDGTFLVATVGQAVIRSADDGRSWHRLGLGQDLEFDAITRSLSFHPDAPEVIYAGTDVGLCVSHDTGGHWQRVDSPFNGQTVWKVAVDPQDAQRIFVGTGAPSRAVLWRTLDGGLGWDRAPVEIPEFCEGVSRPRLLAFAYDPGDRNQLWFGLEEGGLFHSRDGGDHWTRVDDRLLWDYNSDIHNIVVLPNHGAKVIVVVCVNAVYRSLDEGLTWTGIIGREAFGLYYLRAMNAPLGTQNELYLSISDGTPGTTSKILVSRDAALSWTVLPLPQQPNSCVWAIAFNPANPRQIVAGTKYGHLFTSDNGGDGWHKHWREFSEIADVLWTPAVAQIKAGHQSIVKQP, encoded by the coding sequence ATGAGTGACGGAACCTTTCTGGTGGCCACCGTCGGGCAAGCGGTGATCCGCAGTGCCGACGATGGCCGTAGCTGGCATCGCCTGGGCTTGGGACAGGACCTTGAGTTCGATGCAATCACCCGATCCCTGAGCTTTCATCCTGACGCGCCCGAGGTGATCTATGCCGGTACGGACGTAGGCTTGTGCGTCAGCCATGACACCGGTGGCCATTGGCAGCGGGTCGATTCGCCGTTCAATGGGCAGACGGTGTGGAAAGTCGCCGTCGACCCTCAGGACGCCCAACGGATATTCGTCGGCACCGGTGCGCCTTCGCGCGCCGTGTTATGGCGGACCCTGGATGGTGGCCTTGGCTGGGATCGCGCGCCGGTGGAAATCCCGGAGTTCTGCGAAGGCGTCAGTCGTCCGCGCCTGCTGGCTTTCGCCTATGATCCTGGCGACCGCAACCAGCTGTGGTTCGGCCTTGAGGAGGGCGGGTTGTTCCATTCCCGCGACGGCGGCGACCATTGGACTCGCGTCGACGACCGGTTGTTGTGGGACTACAACTCGGACATCCACAACATCGTGGTACTGCCCAATCACGGTGCGAAGGTCATCGTGGTGGTCTGCGTCAATGCGGTCTATCGCAGCCTGGATGAGGGGCTGACCTGGACCGGCATCATCGGCCGCGAAGCTTTCGGTCTGTACTACCTGCGTGCCATGAACGCGCCGTTGGGTACGCAGAACGAGCTGTACCTGAGTATTTCCGATGGCACGCCCGGCACCACCAGCAAGATCCTGGTGTCCCGGGATGCCGCGCTCAGTTGGACCGTGCTGCCCCTGCCGCAGCAGCCCAACTCCTGTGTCTGGGCGATTGCCTTCAACCCGGCTAACCCGCGACAGATCGTGGCGGGGACCAAGTATGGGCACCTGTTCACGTCCGACAATGGCGGTGATGGCTGGCACAAGCATTGGCGCGAGTTCAGTGAGATCGCCGATGTGCTCTGGACACCTGCCGTGGCGCAGATCAAGGCCGGGCATCAATCCATCGTCAAACAGCCCTGA
- a CDS encoding IclR family transcriptional regulator, which yields MSSLSKLLSVLDLFGPQTLKIDPDTIAERMGLSRATVYRYVKDLCDSGLLTRVDAGSYGLGPRVIELDWMMRQYDPILLAGRELMHELSAQTGLAVFASVFYDGRIINTYIAEPTDTYHFAFGRGQPLPFFRGAQSKVLIAFQKGRRLQRLFDEHMANDPDSPYDWAGFSRAAKKIRKDGYCLTHDELNLGLTGIAAPIIQADIDEVVGSLSAVGNTQSFKLLRQETVVEMVMDTTRRIAENMRNPPPSAAL from the coding sequence ATGAGCAGCCTGAGCAAATTGCTGAGTGTCCTGGACCTGTTCGGTCCACAGACGTTGAAGATCGACCCCGACACCATTGCCGAACGCATGGGCCTGTCACGGGCGACCGTGTACCGCTACGTCAAGGACTTGTGTGACAGCGGCCTGCTGACTCGCGTGGACGCTGGCAGTTACGGCCTGGGGCCGCGTGTCATCGAGCTGGACTGGATGATGCGTCAGTACGATCCGATCCTCCTCGCCGGGCGCGAGTTGATGCACGAACTGTCCGCACAGACGGGCCTGGCGGTGTTTGCCAGCGTGTTTTATGACGGGCGCATCATCAACACCTACATTGCCGAACCCACCGACACCTATCACTTCGCGTTCGGGCGCGGGCAACCGTTACCGTTCTTTCGAGGGGCACAATCGAAGGTGTTGATCGCCTTTCAGAAAGGCCGCCGCCTGCAACGCCTGTTCGACGAGCACATGGCCAACGACCCCGACAGCCCGTATGACTGGGCAGGCTTCTCCAGGGCCGCAAAAAAGATCCGCAAGGACGGCTACTGCCTGACCCACGACGAACTCAACCTGGGCCTGACCGGCATCGCCGCCCCCATCATCCAGGCCGACATCGACGAAGTGGTCGGCAGCCTGTCGGCCGTCGGCAACACCCAAAGTTTCAAGCTGCTGCGCCAGGAAACCGTTGTCGAAATGGTGATGGATACGACACGACGGATAGCCGAAAACATGCGCAATCCGCCGCCCTCTGCTGCCCTCTAG
- a CDS encoding aldehyde dehydrogenase family protein — protein MKQFDVLPAVQAFLSRPGRLFIGGSWQDAATGRRFAVENPATEETLTEVAQGDARDVDAAVAAARSAFNGAWALQSPAQRGLLLFRLADLLDQHREELAQLITLENGKPIAAARGEAASAATILRYFAGWPTKIEGSTLPVSPASGAPMLNYTLREPVGVCALIVPWNFPLNMCVWKLGPALATGCVAVLKPAEQTPLVAIRLVQLIETAGFPAGVVNLVTGLGAETGAPLAQHPDVDKIAFTGSTQVGRLIAQAATSNMKKVSLELGGKSPNIILPDADIVRAAKGAADGIFYNQGQVCTAASRLYVHASVLDQVLEELERHAAAHVLGNGLDPASSMGPLVSGRQLNTVKGYLQRGQEEGAELICGGGRPAHLERGHFIAPSVFLDRAERACVAREEIFGPVLTVMCWSEIDDLVLRANDSPYGLAAGLWTRDLRSAHRVAAQLKAGSVWINCWNVVDAASPFGGYKQSGWGREMGKNVIDAYTETKSVFVDLA, from the coding sequence ATGAAACAGTTTGACGTGCTGCCGGCTGTCCAGGCCTTTTTGTCTCGACCGGGCCGCCTGTTTATCGGCGGCAGTTGGCAGGATGCTGCCACAGGCCGGCGGTTTGCCGTGGAGAACCCGGCGACAGAAGAAACCCTGACCGAAGTCGCCCAGGGCGATGCGCGCGATGTGGATGCGGCTGTTGCCGCCGCGCGCTCGGCGTTCAACGGCGCCTGGGCGCTGCAGTCTCCCGCCCAGCGTGGCCTGTTGCTGTTCCGCTTGGCGGACCTGCTGGATCAGCACCGCGAGGAGCTGGCGCAGTTGATCACCCTGGAGAACGGCAAGCCTATCGCCGCCGCGCGTGGTGAGGCGGCCAGTGCGGCAACCATCCTGCGTTACTTCGCCGGCTGGCCGACCAAAATCGAAGGCAGCACGCTGCCCGTATCGCCGGCCAGCGGTGCCCCGATGCTCAACTACACGTTGCGTGAGCCGGTGGGTGTGTGTGCGCTGATCGTGCCGTGGAACTTCCCGTTGAACATGTGCGTGTGGAAGCTCGGCCCGGCGTTGGCGACCGGTTGTGTGGCGGTGCTCAAACCCGCCGAGCAGACGCCGCTGGTTGCGATTCGACTGGTGCAGTTGATCGAGACCGCCGGATTCCCGGCCGGGGTGGTCAACCTGGTGACCGGTCTGGGGGCCGAGACGGGCGCGCCGCTGGCTCAGCATCCCGATGTCGACAAGATTGCCTTTACCGGCTCGACCCAGGTCGGTCGGCTGATCGCGCAAGCGGCCACCAGCAACATGAAAAAGGTCTCGCTGGAGCTGGGCGGCAAGTCGCCGAACATCATCCTGCCGGACGCCGATATCGTGCGCGCGGCCAAGGGCGCCGCCGACGGCATTTTCTACAACCAGGGCCAGGTATGCACCGCAGCCTCGCGGTTATACGTCCACGCCAGTGTGCTGGATCAGGTGCTGGAGGAGCTGGAGCGTCATGCCGCCGCTCATGTCCTGGGTAACGGTCTGGATCCGGCCAGCAGCATGGGGCCGTTGGTCTCGGGTCGCCAATTGAACACCGTCAAGGGTTACCTGCAACGAGGCCAGGAAGAGGGCGCCGAGCTGATCTGCGGTGGCGGGCGTCCCGCCCACCTGGAGCGCGGCCACTTCATTGCGCCCAGCGTGTTTCTTGATCGCGCCGAGCGTGCCTGCGTCGCCCGCGAAGAGATTTTCGGCCCGGTGCTGACCGTCATGTGCTGGAGCGAAATCGATGACCTGGTGCTGCGTGCCAACGATTCGCCCTATGGCCTGGCGGCCGGCCTGTGGACCCGTGACCTGCGTTCGGCGCACCGCGTGGCGGCTCAGCTCAAGGCGGGCTCGGTGTGGATCAACTGCTGGAACGTGGTCGATGCAGCCTCACCGTTCGGTGGCTACAAGCAATCCGGCTGGGGCCGGGAAATGGGGAAAAACGTGATCGATGCCTACACCGAGACCAAAAGCGTGTTTGTCGATCTGGCCTGA
- a CDS encoding acetolactate synthase large subunit, with translation MNGAQLIVNAAAASGIEYCFANPGTTEIPLVAAMASAPSLKPVLSLFEGVCTGAADGYGRIAGKPAMTLTHLGPGFANGIANLHNARRANTPIVNVIGDHASWHVNYDPPLASDIQALAGTVSGWVRTSRTASGIGEDLQEAVRAAWQAKGQIASLILPMDLQAQAVAHNGVFAALRAPVRRFAGDRVEVVAQALRDGQRLVFIVGDEGLSVAGLEAAGRLAQLPGVRLFAETFPRLSYRGGGLPDLDRLPYFPEVAIEILEQYDLVVCAGVPEPISYFGYEGIPSRLAERERLLALADVGDDIAGALTALADALGAPAHVPTPQGIELPPGHGELTPQSIGQVLAASLPHDSIVSVEGGTCGYPFFTASARAARHRVLTNTGGAIGQGIPVGFGAALAQRGNRVFCLQSDGSAQYTIQTLWSIAREQLPVVILIAANHRYAILQNELRRFGMTEMDPQALRLTVLDSPRIDWKALAKGYGVPACTVNTNAELHRALANASADGGPCLIEMAL, from the coding sequence ATGAATGGTGCGCAACTGATAGTGAATGCGGCAGCGGCAAGCGGTATCGAGTACTGCTTCGCCAACCCCGGGACCACCGAGATTCCTCTGGTGGCGGCCATGGCCAGCGCACCGTCTCTCAAGCCGGTGTTGTCGCTGTTTGAAGGGGTATGCACCGGCGCTGCCGATGGCTATGGCCGGATCGCTGGCAAACCGGCGATGACCCTCACCCACCTGGGCCCAGGCTTTGCCAATGGCATCGCCAACCTGCACAACGCGCGTCGTGCCAATACCCCCATCGTCAATGTCATCGGCGATCACGCCTCATGGCATGTCAACTACGATCCGCCATTGGCCAGTGACATCCAGGCCCTGGCCGGTACTGTCTCCGGCTGGGTGCGCACCTCGCGCACGGCGTCGGGTATCGGTGAGGATTTGCAGGAAGCGGTGCGCGCGGCGTGGCAGGCCAAAGGGCAAATCGCCAGTTTGATCCTGCCCATGGACCTGCAAGCCCAGGCCGTGGCGCACAACGGCGTGTTCGCAGCGTTGCGCGCGCCGGTTCGCCGGTTTGCCGGTGATCGGGTCGAGGTCGTGGCACAGGCACTGCGTGACGGCCAGCGCCTGGTGTTCATCGTCGGCGATGAGGGTTTGTCGGTCGCGGGCCTGGAGGCAGCGGGTCGTTTGGCCCAACTGCCTGGCGTGCGTTTGTTTGCCGAGACCTTTCCACGGCTCAGCTACCGTGGCGGCGGTTTGCCGGACCTGGATCGCCTGCCGTATTTCCCGGAAGTGGCGATTGAAATTCTCGAACAGTACGACCTGGTCGTCTGCGCGGGCGTGCCGGAGCCCATCAGTTATTTCGGTTACGAAGGCATACCGTCGCGTCTCGCCGAGCGTGAGCGTCTGTTGGCGCTGGCCGATGTCGGTGACGATATTGCCGGTGCGTTGACCGCGCTGGCCGATGCCTTGGGTGCGCCTGCCCATGTGCCGACCCCGCAGGGTATCGAGCTGCCGCCCGGGCATGGCGAACTCACACCGCAGTCCATCGGGCAAGTGTTGGCTGCGTCACTGCCGCACGACAGCATTGTCTCGGTCGAAGGCGGCACTTGCGGTTATCCATTTTTCACCGCCTCCGCCCGCGCCGCGCGGCATCGGGTATTGACCAATACCGGTGGCGCGATTGGTCAGGGTATTCCGGTGGGGTTCGGCGCCGCCTTGGCGCAGCGGGGCAATCGCGTGTTCTGCCTGCAATCCGACGGCAGCGCCCAGTACACCATCCAAACCCTGTGGAGCATCGCCCGCGAGCAGTTGCCGGTGGTGATCCTGATTGCCGCCAACCATCGCTACGCCATTTTGCAGAACGAACTGCGGCGTTTCGGCATGACCGAAATGGATCCGCAGGCCCTGCGCCTGACGGTGCTCGATAGCCCGCGCATTGACTGGAAGGCTCTGGCCAAAGGCTATGGCGTGCCGGCCTGCACGGTCAATACCAATGCCGAACTGCACCGGGCGCTGGCCAACGCCAGTGCCGACGGTGGTCCTTGCCTGATCGAAATGGCGCTGTGA